The Puntigrus tetrazona isolate hp1 chromosome 4, ASM1883169v1, whole genome shotgun sequence genome includes a window with the following:
- the dhdh.1 gene encoding dihydrodiol dehydrogenase, tandem duplicate 1, translating into MATRWGICGAGKICHDFCVALKTLPQQDHQIVAVAARSLESAEKFAKTHGIPKAHGSYQELVKNPDIDVVYIGIIQTHHLQVGLMFLNAGKNVLCEKPFAMNLREVRRFISAARENNVFLMEAVWTRCFPVYAELGRLLSEDAVGSVKMVKAYFGLPLLDRALTTEKEQGGGALMNIGIYCLQFALMVFRGERPESIHATGVLLPSGVDESMVVVLKFSGNRMAVCVCSIACDLPNDATICGDGGMIRMARPMHCPTVLEVNGRRTEFPLPEPGLPLNYENSAGLRYEAEEVRRCLLKGLKESIKMSLADSELLVEVMDEARRQVGVAYEQDSQ; encoded by the exons ATGGCGACCCGCTGGGGAATCTGTGGAGCTGGAAAGATCTGCCACGACTTCTGTGTGGCTCTCAAGACACTTCCTCAGCAGGATCACCAG ATAGTCGCAGTTGCAGCAAGAAGCCTAGAGAGCGCAGAGAAGTTCGCCAAAACTCACGGCATCCCGAAAGCCCACGGCAGCTACCAGGAGCTGGTGAAGAACCCAGATATCG ATGTGGTCTACATCGGCATCATTCAAACACATCACCTGCAGGTGGGTCTGATGTTCCTCAACGCCGGGAAGAACGTGCTGTGTGAGAAACCCTTCGCCATGAACCTCCGAGAGGTCAGACGCTTCATCTCAGCCGCCCGCGAGAACAACGTCTTCCTGATGGAG GCGGTCTGGACCCGGTGTTTCCCCGTGTACGCTGAGCTCGGCAGGCTGCTCTCGGAGGACGCCGTGGGGTCGGTGAAGATGGTGAAGGCGTATTTCGGTCTTCCTCTGCTGGACCGTGCGCTCACCACAGAGAAGGAGCAGGGCGGAGGAGCGCTGATGAACATCGGCATCTACTGCCTGCAGTTCGCTCTGATGGTGTTCAGAGGAGAAAGACCGGAGTCCATCCACGCCACCGGAGTCCTGCTGCCCTCAG GAGTGGACGAGTCCATGGTGGTGGTCCTGAAGTTCTCGGGGAACCGGATGGCCGTGTGCGTCTGCAGCATCGCCTGCGATCTTCCCAACGACGCCACCATCTGCGGAGACGGAGGAATGATCCGA ATGGCTCGTCCCATGCACTGCCCGACCGTTCTGGAGGTGAACGGGAGACGGACGGAGTTTCCTCTTCCCGAACCCGGCCTGCCCCTGAACTACGAGAACAGCGCCGGCCTGAGATACGAGGCGGAGGAAGTGAGGCGCTGTCTGCTGAAAG GACTCAAGGAGAGCATCAAGATGAGCCTCGCCGACTCAGAGCTGCTCGTCGAGGTCATGGACGAGGCCCGGAGGCAGGTGGGCGTGGCTTACGAGCAGGACAGCCAATGA